From the genome of Sphingobacterium sp. UGAL515B_05:
ATCCTGAAAAAACTTCATGTTTTCGGTGGTACCAAACGCTATCGAAGCTAAGGAAGCTTTTTTCTGTCCAATTAAAACAGGCATTTTCAGAAAAAATAAGAGATTTTACAAATTATAGCTTATGTCATCACTGTCCGTATTCTTTAGCCCCATTTCAATTACAGGTTTTGCACCAGAACATGGGTTCTTGAGTTCTCAACTAGGAAACGTTATTCAAGCCTATGAAACAGATTTTCCGAGCTGGGAAGCGGATAAACAGCCTCAATTGGCTATTGTCGGTGTGGAGGAAGATCGTGCATCCATAAATAATAATGGGACAGATAAAGCGCCAGATGCTGTGCGTAAGCATCTCTATGCACTATATCAGGGCGATTATAAGATGAATATCGTTGATTTGGGAAATATCAAAGCAGGTAATACAATTCAAGATACCTATATCGCTTTAAAATCTGTCGTAGAGGAACTGATCAAAGAAAATATTCTTCCGATTATCATTGGCGGTGGGCAGGACCTGACCTATGCACAATATTTAGGGTATCAAAATTTAGAACGAAAAATAGAGCTAGCGATTATAGATGCACGTTTTGACCTTGATCAGGAAAATGCTGACAATGTAAGCTTGACATCTCGCTCTTATGTGAATCATATCATCTTGCATCAGCCAGACTATCTGTTCAATTTAAATGCAATAGCTTATCAAACGTATCTTGTAAGTAAAGAGTCTATCAATATGTATGATAAACTATTTTTTAATGCGACACGAGTCGGTATGATTGCCGGTAAAATGGACCAATCAGAGCCTTTGATCCGAGCTGCAGATTTAATTAGTTTTGATATCGGAGCCATTCGAGCGTCTGAAGCACCCGGAAATGCCAATGCAATGCCCAATGGCTTATTTGGCGATGAAGCTTGTCAACTTGCCCGTTACGCCGGGATGTCGGATAAATGCTCTTCCATCGGTTTTTATGAATTCAATCCAACATTTGATCCGATGGAGCAGACGGCTATGCTGGTCTCCCAAATGATCTGGTGCTTTATTGATGGTTACTATAACCGTAAACAAGATACGCCGCTGTACCCCAAATCATCTTATATCATTTATCGCACGACACTGGAAAATGAAGAGCATGAATTGGTCTTTGTGAAAAGTAAAAAATCAGACCGCTGGTGGATTCAAGTGCCTTATTTTGGATCTAAATCAGTCAATGAGCGCTATTATCTCGTGCCTTGCCGTTATGAAGATTACCAATTGGCTGTTTCAGGTGAAATGCCTGATCTATGGTGGAAAACACACCAAAAGTTACAATAATGTACCAGTAAGCCGGACATTGGTATTACACCTTATCATAAAGAAGTGTATAATATACCAAGCAAACTAATAACAGATTGGTTTTATCTGTTTTTTTGTTGTGCAGATCCATTAAGTTTGAGATGTTATAGGTTTAATTAAATGCAATGATGGCAAAATAGACCTGCTCAGGTAAGCATAGACCATCTTCAGAAAATACAAATCATGGAAATATTTTTCTTTGCGGGAATCGTGCTGTTATTGGTCATTTTGATCGTATTGGTACTAAAAAAGAATACCGATACCAGTGTTGGTCCTGCGTACAATAAAGAAGTTGAAACACTAAAAATTGAACTCGCTAGATCGCAACAGCGGGAACAAAGTTTGTTGGAAGAACGTCTTATGCTAAAAAATGAATTGGATAAAGAACGGGAGAATCTTCTGGTCGCCGAGCGGTCTTTAGAGAGTACACGTTCTTTTTATGAGGCGCAGCTCGATAAATTTCAGGAACAGAAAAATGAAATCGCCGAGATTAAACGACAATTCAACAACGAGTTTCAGGTAATTGCCAATAAAATATTGGAAGAGAAGACACAAAAGTTTACAGAGACCAATCACCGTTCCCTGGGCTTGATCTTGGATCCATTGAAAGAAAAAATCAAATTGTTTGAAGAGAAAGTCGATAAAAATTACAATCAAGAGGCAGCGGAAAGAAATTCTTTAAAGGGAGTTGTCCTTCAGCTGGTCGAACAGAGTCTTAAAATTAAAGACGAAGCCAATAGCTTAACCAAGGCGTTAAAAGGGGATACCAAAAAACAGGGCAATTGGGGCGAGGTAATTTTAGAGCGGGTTTTGGAGCGTTCGGGACTTATGCGCGATCGCGAATTTAGGTTACAGGTCTCTCTGATGGATGCCGATGGAAGAAGAATGCAACCCGACGCGATTATCGACCTTCCTGAAGATAAACATCTGATTGTGGATTCAAAAGTTTCGCTGATTGCCTACGAACGTTGGGTCAATGCGGAGACAGACGAGGACCGCGCAATTTTCGCAAAACAACACGTACAGTCCGTGGAGAATCACGTGAAGGAACTTTCCGCAAAAAACTACCATGAGTTATATGGTATCGAATCGCCGGAATTTGTCCTGCTGTTTATGCCGATTGAATCTGCATTGAGTATGTCCGTCGCTGAAAAACCGGATCTATTCAGCGATGCCTGGGATCGTAAGGTTGTCATCGTTAGTCCTTCGACACTATTGGCTACCCTTCGTACCATTGCCAGCATCTGGAAGCAGGAACGCCAGACTAGGAATGTGATTGAAATCGCCAAGGAAGCAGGGAGCCTTTACGATAAATTTGTGAGCTTTCTGAACGATATGGAACAGGTGCAAAATCAGTTGGAGCGCGCATTAAAAAGCCATGAAGATGCAACTAAAAAGCTCTCCACGGGCGCTGGGAACGTGATCGGAAAAGTGGAGAAATTAAAACGTTTAGGAGCCAAAGCAAATAAACAGATCGATTCCAAATTTTTAGATGAGGAAGATTAACAAAAACGGGCTTGCCGAAAGGTAAGCCCGTTTATAATTTTTAACCGTGCAAAGCAAAGCCTGCTCTGCTAACTTATGCTAGAGGTTCTACTAAAGCTCTTTCATCCGTTTATTGATGGAAACATCCACATAGGTATCCTTTAAACGATCTACAGCTTCTTTTTGAACAGTGACATTGGTGTCTGATTCGTAATCATGAATAGTCCTTTGGTTTTGGACTTCGTTGTCATAAGGATCCTTTCCTGCCAAGAGCTTGACGATTACCGGAAGACACTCGAGGAAGACAAAAAGCAACGCAATAAAAAACACAGCATTTGCATTGGATTCGTTGACCTTTCCATTGGCATCGTACCTTAGATTACCCAGCGCAGAATTGCGGTCTGCAAAACCAGCGACATTGACAGCGCTGTCCAACGAAGCGTTGGATAAGACTTTTTGGTCCAATATCCCCTCAAATTTCTGTTTCTGACGTATTGCGTTTTGCTGGGTCGTTATCTTGTTCCGTAAAGTATCCAAATAACCTTCTTTTTTCTTCAACTCTTCTTCTTTCATTTTGGCATAAGGGCCATACCCCATGACACCTGATGTTTCAGTTGTTTTGTTCCCGAATATCTCGTAATTCAATTTTGTACGGTCATTTTTAATACTGGCTTCTAATGAATCACGTTCGACCGTAATCGCTTTTAAAAGCGAAACCTCATTGGCATATTTCTTATTGAAAGTACTGTTGAGCGTGTCGATTTTAGCGCGTTGATCTGCGAGAAAACGTACACGGAGGTTTTCTCGAATCTCTTTATCGAAGATTTTTAACTCCAACGGCCTAGAGATAACCAAACCAATCAAAATTGCCAATAAAATTCGAGGAAGAGCCTGCAGAAGCTGCATAAGGCCACTTTTTGATTTATTTATACTGAGTACAATATAGCGATCCATATTGAATATCGCTAAACCCCAAATGATGCCAAATACAATGGCCAAGAGCCAGTCAAATGCCCCACCACTAAATACGAAATACATGGCATAGCCACCCGAAAGGCTGGCAAACAATCCCGTAAAAAAAATAGTAGCACCTATGGCTGTGTACTTACTATGCTCTTCCGGATATTTTTCAAGAGTTTCTTGATGTACCCCCGCACATCTCCAAAAGAAACGGTTAATATCGCTCATTAAAATATTTTTACCCAAATTGACAGATTATTTTTAACAAGGTTTATGAATAAGTTTTTGTTTTACAATACGATGACTGTTTTTTAGGTTCCTCTGCAACCCCCTCTCCAAGAAGGCCGACCATTTGCCTAATTTTATTATCTTTGAAAAAAAAATCAGGAATAATCAGATAATATGAAGAAAAGACAACTTTTGCCATTTTTTGCGATAGTGGCAACTGCATTTGTTGGTTGTGAGGAAAAAAAAGTGATGACAGATAATCCTCTTTTATTGGCTTACGAAACCCCATTTAATGTACCACCTTTTGACAAGATCAAAACAGAGCATTTTAGGCCGGCTTTTGATGAAGCAATAAAAGTACACAATTTGGAAATTGACACGATAGTCAACAATCCGGATAAAGCAACATTTCAAAATACGATAGTCGCCCTAGAAAATGCAGGTGGATTATTGAATAATGTATCTACTGTATTTTATAATCTAAATAGTGCCAATACAAATGACAGTATTCAGGCGATAGCAAAAGATTTGGCCCCGATCTTATCGAGTCATTCTGATGAAATCTCGATGAATACCAAACTATTTGACCGTATCAAAACAGTTTGGAGCAGTCGAAATACACTTGGATTAGATGAACAGGACAATAAACTGTTGGAAGAAACTTATAAGAGTTTTGTACGTTCCGGAGCGAATTTAAAGGATGCTGATAAGGAAAAAATGAAAAAAATTAATGCTGAGCTTTCAACATTAACAACGCAATTCGGACAAAATTTGCTTGCTGAAACCAATGCTTATACATTGGTCGTTGATTCTGCTAGCCAATTGGAAGGCTTACCAGAATCGCTGAAAACAGCAGCAGCTGAAGAAGCCGTAGCAAAAGGAAAGAAGGATAAGTGGGTGTTTACCTTACAGAATCCTTCCATTATGCCCTTTCTTCAATATGCAAAAAATCGTGAATTGAGAAAGCAACTTTGGGAGGCTTATCAGCTACGCGGTAATCAAGATAACACCAACGATAACAAGGCGATCATTCAAAAAATTGTAAACCTTCGCCTTCAAAAAGCAAAATTATTAGGTTATTCTTCACATGCGGCCTATGTACTCGAGGAATCAATGGCGAAGAATCCAACCAATGTCTATGCACTCTTAAATAAACTTTGGACTCCAGCACTCGCTAAAGCAAAAGGTGAAGAGGCAGATATAGCAAAGGAAATTAAGGCTGAAGGAGGTAATTTTGCCGTGGCTCCTTACGATTGGAGATATTATACAGAGATTATTCGTAAAAAACGCTTCGCATTGAATGAGGACGAAATTAAACCTTATTTGAGCCTTCCTGCAGTTCGTGAAGGAGCGTTTGCTGTCGCTAATAAATTATATGGTTTGACATTCGTAGCCTTAAACAATGTCCCAACTTACCATAAAGATGTAGAAGTGTATGAAGTTAAAGACAAAGACGGTTCGCATTTAGGTCTGCTATATGCCGATTTCTTCCCACGTGAGTCAAAACGAGGGGGAGCCTGGATGACTTCTTACCGTAACCAGTCGACAAAAGATGGCAAACGTGTTGCTCCAGTAATTTCCATCGTATGCAATTTCACAAAACCAGTGGGAAAAAATCCTGCCTTGTTGACATTTGATGAAGCGACTACCTTGTTCCATGAGTTTGGACATGCTCTGCATGGTCTTCTTTCCAATGTGAGATACCGCTCAATGGCCGGAACTTCTGTGCCCCGTGACTTTGTTGAACTACCTTCACAAGTGATGGAAAATTGGGCAGCTGACCCAGAGGTGTTAAAAACATATGCTAAGCATTATAAGACCAAAGAAGCAATGCCAGATTCATTGATTCAAAAAATGGAAAAGGCAGGTACCTTTGATCAAGGATTTGCAACCGTTGAATACCTTTCTGCTGCGTTGTTAGACATGGATTATCATGCTACCACAAAAGAAATTTCAAAAGACATTAATGGCTTTGAAAAAACAGCAATGAAAAAAATAGGTATTATTGATGCTATTATTCCGCGCTATAGAAGTACATATTTTCAACATATCTTCGCTGGTGGATATTCTGCAGGTTATTATGCCTATATCTGGTCTGAAGTATTGGATTCAGATGCTTTCGCAGCTTTCAAGGAAAAATCATTGTACGATCAAGTAACCGCTGATTCTTTCCGTAAAAATATCCTTGAAAAAGGAGGTACTGATGATCCTGCTAAAATGTACCGTACATTTAGAGGTGCAGATCCAGATCCAAAATATCTATTGAAAAAGAGAGGTTTGAACTAATGCTCTCTAATTAAAAAAAGGCGATAT
Proteins encoded in this window:
- a CDS encoding formimidoylglutamase: MSSLSVFFSPISITGFAPEHGFLSSQLGNVIQAYETDFPSWEADKQPQLAIVGVEEDRASINNNGTDKAPDAVRKHLYALYQGDYKMNIVDLGNIKAGNTIQDTYIALKSVVEELIKENILPIIIGGGQDLTYAQYLGYQNLERKIELAIIDARFDLDQENADNVSLTSRSYVNHIILHQPDYLFNLNAIAYQTYLVSKESINMYDKLFFNATRVGMIAGKMDQSEPLIRAADLISFDIGAIRASEAPGNANAMPNGLFGDEACQLARYAGMSDKCSSIGFYEFNPTFDPMEQTAMLVSQMIWCFIDGYYNRKQDTPLYPKSSYIIYRTTLENEEHELVFVKSKKSDRWWIQVPYFGSKSVNERYYLVPCRYEDYQLAVSGEMPDLWWKTHQKLQ
- the rmuC gene encoding DNA recombination protein RmuC, with protein sequence MEIFFFAGIVLLLVILIVLVLKKNTDTSVGPAYNKEVETLKIELARSQQREQSLLEERLMLKNELDKERENLLVAERSLESTRSFYEAQLDKFQEQKNEIAEIKRQFNNEFQVIANKILEEKTQKFTETNHRSLGLILDPLKEKIKLFEEKVDKNYNQEAAERNSLKGVVLQLVEQSLKIKDEANSLTKALKGDTKKQGNWGEVILERVLERSGLMRDREFRLQVSLMDADGRRMQPDAIIDLPEDKHLIVDSKVSLIAYERWVNAETDEDRAIFAKQHVQSVENHVKELSAKNYHELYGIESPEFVLLFMPIESALSMSVAEKPDLFSDAWDRKVVIVSPSTLLATLRTIASIWKQERQTRNVIEIAKEAGSLYDKFVSFLNDMEQVQNQLERALKSHEDATKKLSTGAGNVIGKVEKLKRLGAKANKQIDSKFLDEED
- a CDS encoding M3 family metallopeptidase, with amino-acid sequence MKKRQLLPFFAIVATAFVGCEEKKVMTDNPLLLAYETPFNVPPFDKIKTEHFRPAFDEAIKVHNLEIDTIVNNPDKATFQNTIVALENAGGLLNNVSTVFYNLNSANTNDSIQAIAKDLAPILSSHSDEISMNTKLFDRIKTVWSSRNTLGLDEQDNKLLEETYKSFVRSGANLKDADKEKMKKINAELSTLTTQFGQNLLAETNAYTLVVDSASQLEGLPESLKTAAAEEAVAKGKKDKWVFTLQNPSIMPFLQYAKNRELRKQLWEAYQLRGNQDNTNDNKAIIQKIVNLRLQKAKLLGYSSHAAYVLEESMAKNPTNVYALLNKLWTPALAKAKGEEADIAKEIKAEGGNFAVAPYDWRYYTEIIRKKRFALNEDEIKPYLSLPAVREGAFAVANKLYGLTFVALNNVPTYHKDVEVYEVKDKDGSHLGLLYADFFPRESKRGGAWMTSYRNQSTKDGKRVAPVISIVCNFTKPVGKNPALLTFDEATTLFHEFGHALHGLLSNVRYRSMAGTSVPRDFVELPSQVMENWAADPEVLKTYAKHYKTKEAMPDSLIQKMEKAGTFDQGFATVEYLSAALLDMDYHATTKEISKDINGFEKTAMKKIGIIDAIIPRYRSTYFQHIFAGGYSAGYYAYIWSEVLDSDAFAAFKEKSLYDQVTADSFRKNILEKGGTDDPAKMYRTFRGADPDPKYLLKKRGLN
- a CDS encoding DUF4407 domain-containing protein gives rise to the protein MSDINRFFWRCAGVHQETLEKYPEEHSKYTAIGATIFFTGLFASLSGGYAMYFVFSGGAFDWLLAIVFGIIWGLAIFNMDRYIVLSINKSKSGLMQLLQALPRILLAILIGLVISRPLELKIFDKEIRENLRVRFLADQRAKIDTLNSTFNKKYANEVSLLKAITVERDSLEASIKNDRTKLNYEIFGNKTTETSGVMGYGPYAKMKEEELKKKEGYLDTLRNKITTQQNAIRQKQKFEGILDQKVLSNASLDSAVNVAGFADRNSALGNLRYDANGKVNESNANAVFFIALLFVFLECLPVIVKLLAGKDPYDNEVQNQRTIHDYESDTNVTVQKEAVDRLKDTYVDVSINKRMKEL